The following proteins are encoded in a genomic region of Nitrospiraceae bacterium:
- a CDS encoding phosphatase PAP2 family protein, whose amino-acid sequence MFVFWGLFQLDLPIARYMRSVTVDYVWARDQILIPWMATTSWAGDWIGDGEQLVLLSVLLLAIGWGAGRPLLIAAGWQTLLAHGLAGLLTNVFKHLIGRPRPRLVHSGGWFSMPSMEAGLDSFPSGHATASFAVATVLARRFPAGAVLFFAIAGFVGLSRVLRGAHFPTDVAGGIVFGVLSGSLFARPLREWRQSLADGCFTSAIGMVYVFALVWIVSHPLVIGWETIAMVGAGLLLVLLGTWFRVSWWISRVEESETNVSRAALIVLTLGLALMSRSWLVTAAVACVGTAFWVRSQDALESAREIPRMQRLMREGVGVVGILLALFVLWQGPGAFPIHLQ is encoded by the coding sequence GTGTTCGTCTTCTGGGGGCTGTTTCAGCTCGACCTACCGATCGCTCGGTACATGCGGTCCGTGACGGTCGATTATGTCTGGGCTCGAGATCAAATTCTCATTCCCTGGATGGCGACGACCAGCTGGGCCGGCGATTGGATCGGAGACGGAGAGCAACTCGTCCTCTTGAGCGTCTTGTTGTTGGCAATCGGATGGGGAGCGGGACGGCCACTGCTCATCGCAGCTGGCTGGCAGACCTTACTGGCCCACGGGTTGGCGGGACTTCTCACCAATGTGTTCAAACATCTCATCGGGCGGCCTCGTCCGAGACTCGTCCATAGCGGCGGCTGGTTCTCGATGCCTTCCATGGAAGCAGGGCTCGATTCCTTCCCGTCCGGCCATGCAACCGCTTCATTTGCCGTTGCGACCGTCTTAGCCAGGCGATTCCCCGCAGGCGCAGTGTTGTTCTTTGCGATTGCAGGATTTGTCGGACTGAGCCGGGTGCTGCGCGGGGCTCACTTCCCTACGGATGTCGCTGGTGGAATTGTCTTCGGGGTGTTGAGCGGGTCGCTGTTCGCCAGGCCATTGCGGGAATGGCGTCAATCATTGGCTGACGGCTGCTTCACGTCCGCGATCGGAATGGTCTATGTCTTTGCTCTTGTGTGGATCGTTTCACATCCTCTTGTGATCGGATGGGAGACGATTGCGATGGTGGGTGCTGGATTGTTGCTCGTTCTCCTCGGTACATGGTTTCGCGTGAGTTGGTGGATAAGCCGAGTGGAGGAATCGGAAACGAACGTCAGCCGCGCGGCACTCATCGTCCTTACGCTCGGTCTCGCCCTAATGAGCCGATCATGGCTAGTCACGGCCGCGGTTGCTTGTGTCGGCACGGCCTTCTGGGTCCGGTCACAGGATGCTCTCGAGTCAGCACGAGAAATTCCACGTATGCAGCGATTGATGCGCGAAGGTGTGGGGGTAGTCGGGATATTGCTGGCGCTGTTTGTTCTGTGGCAAGGCCCTGGCGCTTTTCCGATTCACTTACAGTGA
- a CDS encoding M1 family aminopeptidase — translation MLFGKAALRVLLICLLHLYYASPGNGANLPSSATITAHDLTIELIPDTHELIARDLVQLQTDGQAKTVSFTLAPTLRIDSIVLLAQAASGQAAQDGHPVAFTSDILSQPMTQSITVTIPPGHPESLSFLWTYRGTINDPPREPRHLRFVTPSETSGHIGPEGVYLSSESQWYPDIDGSMSRFRLNAAVPAGWVLVTQGEKESSRIEMGKSQEEWLIREPSEALSLVANRFVATSRAWKSPDGTMIQLSTYLLPDNAPLADEYLEATQKYLHAYIPLLGPYPFEKFAVVENFFASGLGMPSFTLLGSGSIKRHYVQPYALGHEVVHSWIGNAVFNRTDSGNWVEGLTTYLANYYWHEFAGDRQQARDQRRQMVEGYNLYVTPQQDYPVAQFRQKHDERDNAIGYQKSAMVFHHLRGEVGDQIFWRGLKKFIMQYRGHRAGWNDIERVFTEESGQELRWFFRQWVDQAGAPTLSTADATSRTGAAGRDSFALEVSIAQAAPLMRVSTPIRIRLDDRREETVTVPVRASMEKVVVPLPARPTEVEIDPDYTVFRRIERDMLPPVLNHYVTDARRTVVTAFADPPQSPSPFREVLTRIQAQDSQKPEGERATILSLGSQQLLPQAGSVLVLADSGQRATIQATIVPHCGTHVSLNDSGFAIDGTSYEGPSAAVLLTCHRRDVPGSVVALFYSTSPQAITRVARLLFFYGWNSAVVFKDGSVVSRLEWQSERALREVRREVP, via the coding sequence ATGCTGTTCGGAAAAGCTGCGCTCCGCGTTCTTCTGATCTGTTTACTGCACCTGTACTACGCTTCCCCTGGCAACGGGGCAAATCTCCCGAGTAGCGCCACCATCACCGCTCATGATCTGACCATCGAGCTAATCCCCGATACGCATGAGTTGATCGCTCGGGATCTGGTCCAACTGCAGACGGATGGCCAGGCCAAGACCGTGAGTTTTACACTTGCGCCTACGTTGCGAATTGATTCCATCGTGCTGCTGGCTCAGGCAGCTTCCGGGCAAGCCGCGCAGGACGGCCACCCGGTGGCATTTACGTCCGATATCCTTTCTCAACCGATGACTCAAAGCATTACGGTCACGATTCCCCCAGGCCATCCAGAGAGCCTCAGCTTCTTGTGGACTTATCGCGGCACTATCAACGATCCGCCGCGCGAACCTCGACACCTACGGTTCGTCACGCCAAGTGAGACCTCTGGCCATATTGGTCCCGAAGGCGTGTATCTGAGCAGCGAAAGCCAGTGGTATCCGGATATTGACGGATCCATGAGCAGGTTTCGCTTGAATGCGGCCGTTCCTGCTGGCTGGGTACTTGTAACTCAGGGAGAGAAGGAGTCCTCACGTATAGAAATGGGGAAAAGCCAGGAGGAGTGGCTTATTCGAGAACCGTCCGAAGCGCTCAGCTTGGTCGCCAATCGGTTCGTTGCAACGAGCCGAGCCTGGAAAAGTCCGGATGGAACGATGATCCAGCTTTCGACATATCTTTTGCCGGACAATGCGCCGTTGGCCGACGAATATCTTGAGGCGACACAGAAGTATCTTCACGCCTATATCCCTCTCTTGGGCCCTTATCCGTTCGAGAAATTTGCCGTGGTCGAGAATTTCTTTGCCAGCGGCCTCGGTATGCCCTCGTTCACCTTGCTCGGGAGCGGCAGCATTAAACGCCACTATGTGCAACCCTACGCACTGGGCCATGAGGTCGTCCATTCCTGGATCGGGAACGCCGTCTTTAATCGGACCGACAGCGGCAACTGGGTCGAAGGACTAACAACATACCTTGCCAACTATTACTGGCACGAATTTGCGGGTGACCGCCAGCAAGCCCGCGATCAGCGCCGGCAGATGGTGGAGGGCTACAACCTGTATGTAACCCCTCAGCAAGATTATCCCGTCGCGCAGTTTAGACAGAAACACGATGAACGAGACAATGCGATCGGCTACCAAAAATCCGCCATGGTCTTCCATCATCTTCGCGGAGAAGTGGGTGATCAAATCTTTTGGCGAGGCCTGAAGAAATTCATCATGCAGTATCGAGGGCACCGTGCAGGTTGGAACGACATCGAGCGGGTCTTTACCGAGGAAAGCGGCCAGGAACTCCGATGGTTCTTTCGTCAATGGGTTGACCAGGCTGGCGCGCCGACTCTGTCGACTGCGGACGCGACAAGCCGAACAGGGGCTGCAGGCCGCGATTCATTTGCGCTCGAAGTGTCGATTGCTCAAGCGGCGCCTCTGATGCGAGTGTCCACTCCGATTCGAATTCGACTCGATGATCGTCGTGAGGAAACCGTCACTGTGCCGGTCCGCGCATCAATGGAAAAAGTGGTCGTGCCTCTGCCGGCTCGCCCAACGGAAGTCGAGATCGATCCTGATTACACCGTGTTCCGTCGGATCGAGCGAGACATGCTCCCGCCGGTGCTCAACCACTATGTGACCGACGCTCGTCGGACCGTGGTGACGGCTTTTGCGGATCCGCCACAGAGCCCGTCTCCGTTCCGTGAGGTGCTGACGCGGATCCAAGCGCAAGACAGCCAAAAACCTGAAGGAGAGCGGGCCACGATTCTGTCGCTGGGCTCGCAGCAGCTGTTACCTCAAGCTGGTTCAGTGTTAGTATTAGCTGATTCCGGGCAACGAGCTACCATCCAGGCTACGATCGTTCCACACTGCGGCACCCACGTGAGTCTGAATGACTCGGGTTTTGCGATCGATGGGACGAGCTATGAAGGTCCCAGTGCGGCGGTACTCCTGACCTGTCACCGAAGAGATGTGCCTGGGAGCGTCGTGGCGCTGTTCTACTCCACGAGCCCACAGGCAATTACACGGGTGGCGCGGTTGCTGTTTTTTTATGGGTGGAACAGCGCCGTCGTGTTTAAAGATGGGTCGGTTGTGTCACGCCTGGAATGGCAAAGCGAACGAGCGTTGAGGGAGGTCCGTCGTGAAGTACCGTAA
- a CDS encoding response regulator — translation MLCFPRVSRGTTHAALQGFFMIKILVIDDDRMNCDLLQAVLTRHGYHVMSSTSGVEGLTIFRKHTPRITILDLRMPEMDGLTVLKEIRAVDPHAPVIILGGGATEVQENQARALRVTDFIRKGLSLDVLVECVNRVAQQPVKTESGGLSPVSLAGPPADTGETVLVVDDEPLVRDLLVQFLSLRGYRAFGVKEGPEALSMVEQGPPDLILLDLIMPGMNGVEVLKALKEKDYAGAVIILTGTHDEEVLEEAWALQPQEVLSKPIDLERLLTAIQLVLVCREC, via the coding sequence ATGCTATGCTTTCCTCGTGTGTCGAGAGGCACGACGCACGCGGCCCTTCAAGGATTCTTTATGATTAAAATTCTGGTCATCGATGACGACCGCATGAACTGCGACCTCTTACAGGCTGTCTTGACTCGTCATGGCTATCACGTCATGTCTTCGACCAGCGGGGTAGAAGGCCTGACCATCTTCCGCAAACACACTCCCAGGATCACCATTCTGGACCTTCGCATGCCCGAAATGGATGGCCTCACGGTGCTGAAGGAAATCCGCGCGGTCGACCCCCACGCGCCGGTTATTATTCTCGGAGGCGGGGCCACCGAGGTGCAGGAAAATCAGGCCAGGGCGCTGCGAGTCACGGACTTCATTCGAAAAGGTCTCTCGCTCGACGTACTTGTGGAATGTGTGAATCGTGTGGCTCAACAGCCTGTCAAGACAGAGTCAGGAGGCCTATCACCCGTTTCCCTGGCGGGGCCGCCTGCTGACACAGGGGAGACCGTCTTAGTGGTCGATGATGAACCCTTAGTGCGAGATCTGCTGGTACAGTTTCTGAGCCTTCGCGGCTATCGGGCGTTTGGAGTAAAGGAAGGCCCCGAAGCCCTTTCGATGGTGGAGCAGGGGCCGCCGGATCTGATTCTGCTTGATCTCATCATGCCGGGGATGAACGGGGTTGAGGTGCTCAAGGCGCTGAAGGAGAAAGATTATGCAGGGGCGGTGATCATTTTGACCGGCACTCACGACGAGGAGGTCCTCGAGGAAGCCTGGGCCCTGCAACCGCAGGAGGTTCTCTCAAAACCCATCGACCTGGAGCGTTTGTTGACGGCGATCCAGCTTGTGCTCGTCTGCCGCGAATGCTAA
- the ftsY gene encoding signal recognition particle-docking protein FtsY produces MGWFQRLNDGLTKSRGAIRGSLDRLLGRTPDPAMLEEFEAALIGADLGARVVERVMEQLKRQVQGVDAKEPDRLQGLLRQTLLEVFTPLPSMPLDDLIEKGPKPFVILAVGVNGVGKTTTLAKIAQRLAQSGKVPLLVAGDTYRAAAGEQLQVWADRISVGLIRHRHGSDPAAVAFDGIAAAKARNVDVVLIDTAGRLHTKSNLMDELRKIKRVLEQALPGAPHEVLLVLDATVGQNALSQARQFHQAVGVTGLVLTKLDGTARGGIVLAIADELKIPVRLIGIGESVEDLQNFQGDAFVDALLGIPA; encoded by the coding sequence ATGGGATGGTTTCAACGGCTCAACGACGGTTTGACGAAATCACGCGGTGCCATACGCGGATCGCTCGATCGGCTTCTTGGACGGACCCCAGATCCTGCGATGTTGGAAGAATTCGAGGCCGCGCTGATCGGGGCGGACCTTGGCGCGCGCGTCGTTGAACGTGTCATGGAGCAATTAAAAAGACAGGTACAGGGCGTAGATGCCAAAGAGCCGGACCGGTTGCAGGGCCTGCTGCGGCAGACCCTGCTGGAGGTTTTCACACCCCTGCCGTCCATGCCGCTGGATGATCTGATCGAGAAAGGGCCCAAGCCCTTCGTGATCCTGGCTGTAGGTGTCAACGGCGTGGGAAAAACCACGACGCTCGCCAAAATAGCCCAACGGCTGGCTCAATCCGGCAAGGTACCGCTGCTCGTGGCGGGCGATACATATCGTGCTGCGGCGGGCGAACAACTCCAGGTATGGGCCGATCGGATCAGTGTCGGGTTGATTCGTCACCGACACGGATCTGACCCAGCGGCCGTCGCGTTCGATGGGATCGCGGCAGCGAAGGCGCGAAACGTTGATGTTGTGCTCATCGATACGGCAGGACGGCTTCACACTAAGTCGAACCTTATGGACGAGCTTCGGAAAATTAAGCGAGTGCTCGAGCAGGCGCTCCCTGGTGCTCCGCATGAGGTACTGCTAGTACTCGATGCGACAGTAGGTCAGAATGCCCTGTCCCAAGCCCGCCAGTTCCACCAAGCTGTGGGCGTGACTGGGCTAGTGCTTACGAAGCTCGATGGGACCGCTCGCGGGGGGATCGTCCTGGCCATTGCCGATGAGCTGAAGATTCCCGTCCGGTTGATCGGGATCGGAGAGTCGGTCGAAGACCTCCAGAATTTTCAAGGCGACGCGTTCGTCGATGCGTTGCTCGGAATACCAGCCTGA
- the ybeY gene encoding rRNA maturation RNase YbeY, with the protein MPVLVRSQLRRVRIDQSRLARLAQAALSLVGKRTADLGVLLTGDRSMRRLNRQFRKKDRTTDVLAFSMREGPGLPSTLLGDIVISVPTASKQANRLGRSLDEELILLLVHGILHLCGYDHERSERDARHMQRREQWVLRRLGRIPRLIHRKG; encoded by the coding sequence ATGCCGGTCCTTGTGCGGAGCCAGCTCCGGCGTGTGAGGATCGACCAGTCGCGTCTCGCGCGCTTGGCTCAGGCGGCGCTGTCGCTGGTTGGTAAAAGAACAGCGGACCTTGGTGTGCTGCTGACCGGTGATCGGTCAATGCGTCGCCTCAATCGACAATTCCGAAAAAAGGACCGCACGACCGACGTGCTGGCTTTTTCGATGCGCGAAGGGCCTGGCCTTCCGTCAACGTTACTTGGAGACATCGTGATTTCTGTCCCTACCGCGTCGAAACAGGCGAATCGACTCGGCCGGTCATTGGACGAGGAACTCATCCTCTTGTTGGTTCATGGTATTCTGCATCTCTGTGGCTATGACCACGAGCGGAGCGAACGGGATGCGCGACACATGCAACGGAGAGAGCAGTGGGTCTTGCGCCGGCTGGGTCGGATCCCGCGTTTGATACACAGAAAAGGATGA
- a CDS encoding PhoH family protein → MRKLKLREGTNTAVLFGHHDRHLKLIEEELGVRLSARGEELTLDGQPDATRHAERVLTELAALANEGMVLQPDDIAHALTALRHSPDTPIKELLSTATTIVTKKRFVAPKTPTQKTYIEAIEQHDIVIGIGPAGTGKTYLAMAMAVSALMKKEVSRIILARPAVEAGEKLGFLPGDMYAKVNPYLRPLYDALFDMMDMERATRLIERGDIEIAPLAFMRGRTLNDSFIILDEAQNATAEQMKMFLTRLGFHSKVVVTGDITQVDLPPDRVSGLIEVREILRNIDGIQFVYFDERDVVRHKLVQDIVKAYEQHQGSAPPVANGSTAPRSSPGATGRSGKSSSSSTSSKDSGSQPH, encoded by the coding sequence GTGCGTAAACTTAAACTACGAGAAGGTACCAATACTGCGGTCCTGTTCGGTCATCACGACCGACACCTCAAGCTCATCGAAGAAGAACTCGGTGTGCGGCTCTCGGCCCGGGGTGAAGAACTCACGCTAGATGGGCAGCCTGACGCCACTCGCCATGCCGAACGTGTTCTGACGGAATTGGCCGCGCTTGCCAACGAGGGCATGGTCCTGCAGCCCGACGACATCGCCCACGCGTTAACCGCTCTTCGACATAGCCCCGACACGCCGATCAAAGAGCTACTGTCGACTGCTACGACGATCGTCACGAAGAAGCGTTTCGTAGCACCGAAGACCCCCACGCAAAAAACCTATATCGAAGCTATCGAGCAGCATGACATCGTCATCGGCATTGGTCCAGCAGGAACCGGCAAGACGTACCTGGCCATGGCAATGGCCGTGAGCGCGCTGATGAAGAAAGAAGTCAGCCGGATCATCCTCGCCCGGCCCGCAGTGGAGGCAGGTGAGAAACTCGGATTCCTGCCGGGGGACATGTACGCGAAAGTCAATCCCTATCTGCGACCGCTGTACGATGCGTTGTTCGACATGATGGACATGGAGCGGGCGACACGGCTTATTGAACGAGGCGATATCGAAATCGCACCTTTGGCTTTCATGCGAGGCCGGACCTTGAACGATTCATTCATCATCCTCGATGAAGCACAAAACGCCACGGCGGAACAGATGAAGATGTTTCTGACTCGACTGGGATTTCACTCGAAAGTCGTGGTCACGGGCGACATCACACAGGTCGATCTCCCCCCAGATCGTGTATCCGGGCTCATCGAAGTCCGAGAGATTCTTCGCAACATTGACGGTATTCAGTTCGTCTATTTTGATGAGCGCGATGTCGTTCGGCACAAGCTTGTGCAGGATATCGTCAAGGCCTACGAACAGCACCAGGGTTCTGCTCCACCCGTTGCCAATGGCTCAACCGCGCCGCGCTCATCTCCCGGAGCCACCGGTCGTTCGGGAAAGTCCTCCTCGTCGTCAACATCATCGAAAGATTCCGGGAGCCAGCCGCATTAA
- a CDS encoding putative Ig domain-containing protein, with translation MLIGMERVVDSVTNIVIALFSCTVLLGCNSQVTETGPGGLGQEGGNHPPRIVAAHLPDPITRSGPVTVALSVEDPEQDPVTYQYRWYVNESLVQGETGSQFPPEKLQRGDWVSVEITPSDGRSTGAPYKTESVLVANTLPFVATVKSPEQIRPGDTVKIETEIKDPDNDDLHVRYRWWKNQDVVAETEVPTLETTGFVRGDVLRVSVTPRDASGEGKEVSPPPIVIGDSPPRFTSTPAPVTQRGVYQYHVTAVDAEGDPISFELQTAPPGMRIDKNAGLISWNIPPELSGAYRVRIVADDGQGGSSSQEFELTLPQSPASS, from the coding sequence TTGCTGATCGGCATGGAACGAGTTGTGGACAGCGTGACGAACATTGTTATAGCGCTCTTCAGTTGCACAGTCCTGTTAGGCTGTAACAGCCAAGTAACAGAAACAGGGCCAGGCGGTCTCGGCCAGGAGGGCGGCAATCACCCCCCGAGGATAGTGGCAGCTCATCTCCCCGATCCAATTACCCGTTCAGGACCTGTCACGGTAGCCCTCAGCGTCGAAGATCCCGAACAAGACCCAGTGACATATCAGTATCGTTGGTATGTCAACGAAAGTCTTGTTCAGGGAGAAACAGGTTCCCAATTCCCGCCGGAAAAGCTGCAGCGCGGCGATTGGGTGAGTGTCGAAATCACTCCCTCAGACGGGCGGTCTACCGGCGCCCCGTACAAGACTGAATCGGTACTAGTAGCGAACACTCTTCCATTTGTTGCCACTGTCAAATCTCCAGAACAAATCAGACCTGGCGACACGGTAAAAATCGAAACAGAGATCAAAGACCCGGACAATGATGACCTGCATGTTCGCTACCGATGGTGGAAAAATCAGGACGTTGTCGCCGAGACGGAGGTCCCAACTCTAGAAACCACGGGGTTTGTTCGAGGAGATGTGCTAAGAGTTAGTGTCACTCCACGCGATGCCAGTGGAGAAGGGAAGGAAGTATCCCCCCCTCCTATCGTAATTGGCGATAGCCCGCCACGGTTCACATCGACACCTGCTCCGGTCACGCAAAGGGGAGTTTATCAATATCATGTGACCGCAGTGGATGCCGAGGGAGATCCTATTTCGTTTGAATTGCAAACAGCGCCACCCGGAATGAGGATTGACAAAAATGCTGGTCTGATTTCTTGGAACATACCGCCTGAATTGAGTGGTGCCTACCGGGTTCGTATCGTGGCCGACGACGGCCAGGGAGGCTCTTCTTCACAGGAATTTGAGTTAACCCTTCCTCAATCGCCAGCATCTTCATAA